The region GCCGCGGTACCTGCACCGCTGGTGGCCCGGTGCCATCTCCTCCAGCAGCCGGCGCAGCGGCGCGTGCACGGACCGCCGCACGGCCGACCGCTTGCAGGCCGCCCGCGCGGTGCGCACCCGGTCCGGCGCGGCGGAGATCTCCGCGGCCCCGCGGCCAGCGCCGGCAGCCGGCGAGCTCGACGGGCAGCGCGGCGCGCGCGATCCGGATCATCCCCGTTCCGACTCCGCGCGGTCCGATTCCAGCTCCATGCGGGCCGGCACCTCGCGCGCCCGCACCACCGGTGAGCTGGTCAGCATCCGCTTGAGCTGCTCGTAGCGGCGCCCCGCTCGCCGTCCGTGCCGGCGATCACCGCGACCTCCAGCCCGAACAGCTCGGAGAGCACCGCGTCGTCGCCGCTGCCGTACACGATCCGCTCGTACAGGCGCTGGTCCACCACCCGCGGCGGCTCCGCCTGGTCGGGGCCCGGCAGCCGGATCAGGCCGCCCGGGTCTGCCGCCTGGCACAGGTACGGGCTGTGAGGCCGCCCGGGTCGATTCCCTCGATCCGGTAGTCGTCGGGCAGCAGGCCGTCGGACAGGATCGCCGGCGCGACCGCCTTCGACTCCTCCGCTCCGGGCCGCCGCTCCAGCGACCGCAGGTGCTGCTCGATCAGCCGGCCGACGCCCTCGGCCGGCGAGGCGTCCTCGTGGAACAGGTGGCGAGCCGGGACACCGGGCCGGAGTTCGACATCAGCCGCTGGGCGTCGTCGGTCGCGCCGACCATCCGCCGGAACGGCCCGTACGCTGCGCAGAACCACCCGGTAGTTTGTCCTGCCAGGGCCTCGGGTCGCCGCGGTCTTGCTGCCCTCCAGCTTCTCCCTCAGCGACGGCTGCACGCCCCGGTCGCCGTCGGGCATCGTCCACACCAGGCCGGCCCACAGCGCGCCGGAGGGCCGGCGGTCCTTGCCGGACCACCGCTCGGCGTGCTCGTCCAGGGTGAACCGGACCTGGGCGACGGCCTCACCGCCGGCCGGCGGTGGCCCAGTTCTCGAAGTCCGAGACCAGGTTGCGGGCCACCGCGGGGCCGCTGGGGGCGAGCGCGACGGCGTGCGGCAGGGAGGTCTTGCCGGAACCGTCGCGCCCGGCGATGACCGTCCAGCCCGGTGCGGTGAGATGCAGGTCGACCTCGCGGGCGCCGTGAAACCCCTTGATGTTCCGCAGCCGGACCGGCGAGATGTACATGCGGCCGACTGCAGTGGGGAAGGGGTGGTGATCATGGGCTTCG is a window of Saccharothrix espanaensis DSM 44229 DNA encoding:
- a CDS encoding AAA family ATPase; its protein translation is MYISPVRLRNIKGFHGAREVDLHLTAPGWTVIAGRDGSGKTSLPHAVALAPSGPAVARNLVSDFENWATAGRR